A portion of the Stella humosa genome contains these proteins:
- the cpaB gene encoding Flp pilus assembly protein CpaB: MAIRSLLIALIVLAASGLSIIAMQMLLPQYRARGTSAQVAAVEMSRPALVRTLVVTKSIAPGSLLRSEDLSVREVPATDGTARLLRDTPEVRAELAGALVRRYLEPGEPLGPDDVLRPRDRGFLAAVLRPNMRAATVGVDAVSGTAGLIWPGDRVDVLLTQTLGENVASLSRRVVGETVLNDVRVIAVDQHLAQGATGNHTGPDGKIARTVTIETGAQEAERLAVAAQLGKLSLTIRAMAVTTEDPAPTRPSIFGSDVSPALSQVDATERPVGARMRIIQGDDRQEVVFK, translated from the coding sequence ATGGCCATTCGCTCCCTCCTGATCGCGCTGATCGTGCTGGCCGCCAGCGGCCTCTCCATCATCGCGATGCAGATGCTGCTGCCGCAGTACCGCGCCCGCGGCACGTCCGCCCAGGTCGCCGCCGTGGAGATGTCGCGACCGGCATTGGTGCGGACTCTTGTCGTCACGAAGTCGATCGCCCCCGGATCCCTGCTGCGGTCCGAGGACCTGTCGGTGCGCGAGGTTCCCGCGACGGACGGGACTGCGCGCCTGCTGCGGGATACGCCGGAGGTACGGGCCGAGCTCGCGGGCGCCCTGGTCCGTCGCTACCTGGAACCTGGCGAGCCGCTCGGCCCCGATGACGTCCTGCGTCCGCGCGATCGCGGGTTCCTGGCAGCGGTCCTGCGGCCCAACATGCGGGCGGCCACCGTCGGGGTCGATGCGGTCTCGGGTACTGCGGGCCTGATCTGGCCGGGCGACCGGGTGGACGTGCTGCTGACCCAGACACTTGGCGAGAACGTCGCCAGCCTGTCGCGGCGCGTCGTCGGCGAGACGGTCCTGAACGATGTCCGCGTGATCGCGGTCGACCAGCACCTGGCCCAGGGTGCCACCGGCAACCACACCGGGCCGGACGGCAAGATCGCGCGGACGGTGACGATCGAGACCGGTGCGCAGGAGGCCGAGCGGCTTGCCGTGGCCGCCCAGCTGGGAAAACTGTCCCTGACGATCCGCGCCATGGCCGTGACCACGGAGGACCCGGCGCCGACCCGGCCGTCGATATTCGGCAGCGACGTTTCCCCGGCCCTGTCCCAGGTCGACGCGACGGAGCGTCCGGTCGGTGCCAGAATGCGGATCATCCAGGGCGACGACCGCCAGGAAGTGGTCTTCAAATGA
- a CDS encoding TadE/TadG family type IV pilus assembly protein, producing MYAEPARCLWAAWRSSRAGVAALEFALVAPIFLALIFGIIDLSRYTFSVISVRHAAAEAVRAASLGRSSNDVQQIARTQAPFLGDALSVSCSGCVGADASAVRTYSVTATFNFSFLLPFLPATTVAIQESTQITY from the coding sequence GTGTACGCTGAACCGGCCCGCTGCCTGTGGGCGGCGTGGCGCTCCTCCCGGGCCGGCGTGGCCGCGCTCGAGTTCGCGCTGGTGGCGCCGATCTTCCTGGCCCTGATCTTCGGGATCATCGATCTCTCCCGCTACACCTTCTCGGTCATTTCCGTCCGGCATGCGGCGGCTGAGGCGGTGCGGGCGGCGTCCCTCGGGCGCTCGTCCAATGACGTCCAGCAGATCGCCCGGACCCAGGCGCCGTTCCTCGGCGACGCCCTTTCGGTCAGCTGCTCCGGCTGCGTCGGTGCCGACGCCAGCGCCGTGCGGACCTACAGCGTGACAGCGACCTTCAACTTCAGCTTCCTGCTGCCATTCCTGCCGGCGACCACGGTCGCGATCCAGGAAAGCACCCAGATCACCTACTGA
- a CDS encoding type II and III secretion system protein family protein: MTGLRRGLHVLLLLASLALTGPETLLAAPPDTPHRSRLTMEVGGGQLITLSKAASTVFAADPRIARVQAASPTTLFIAAVAPGRTIVIATSADGAEIATYDVVVGGAPRSGDGKPAAAAPPAAAAAPKAPNPAVVLKALEAALRVAIPGATGLSLQRVPGGLSLAGEVPTANDAHRAITLAQGALEEGESLLDDVRVTGALQVNLRVRVAEVSRTITRELGFNWQALRSGRFNFGLLTGTAAGTAIGSGTEAGRNLIGLGYKTNSLDINGLIDALAEDQLISILAEPNLTAQSGETASFLAGGEFPVPVAADGDRITIEFKQFGVSLAFVPTIVDSGRISLKVRPEVSELSDEGAISVPVSGGVVKVPALRVRRAETTVELGSGQSFAIAGLLQNGTRITNSGLPFLSEVPVLGALFKSDRFRQNDSELVIIITPYIVRPVSDPKGLSLPNDGFRPANDIERILLHRQITRGGPAPKVPGKAGFILE; the protein is encoded by the coding sequence ATGACCGGGCTCCGGCGCGGCCTGCATGTGCTTCTGCTCCTGGCGTCGCTCGCCCTGACGGGTCCCGAGACCCTGCTGGCCGCCCCGCCCGATACGCCGCATCGCAGTCGCCTGACCATGGAGGTCGGCGGCGGCCAGCTCATCACGTTGTCCAAGGCCGCCTCGACCGTCTTCGCCGCCGATCCCCGGATCGCCAGGGTCCAGGCGGCATCGCCGACCACGCTCTTCATCGCCGCCGTCGCCCCGGGGCGGACGATCGTGATTGCGACCAGTGCCGACGGGGCGGAGATCGCTACCTACGATGTCGTCGTCGGCGGGGCACCGCGCTCGGGCGACGGCAAGCCGGCAGCCGCGGCACCCCCGGCCGCCGCCGCGGCGCCGAAGGCCCCCAATCCGGCCGTCGTGCTCAAGGCGCTGGAGGCCGCCCTTCGCGTCGCGATACCGGGCGCCACCGGGCTTTCCCTGCAGCGGGTGCCGGGCGGCCTGTCGCTGGCGGGGGAGGTGCCGACCGCCAACGACGCCCACCGCGCGATAACCCTCGCCCAGGGCGCGTTGGAGGAGGGGGAGAGCCTGCTGGACGATGTCCGTGTCACGGGCGCGTTGCAGGTCAACCTGCGGGTCCGCGTGGCGGAGGTGTCGCGCACCATCACCCGGGAGCTAGGCTTCAACTGGCAGGCGCTGCGCAGCGGCCGGTTCAATTTCGGGCTCCTGACCGGTACGGCGGCGGGCACGGCGATCGGGTCCGGCACCGAGGCCGGCCGCAACCTGATCGGCCTGGGCTACAAGACGAACTCGCTCGATATCAACGGCCTGATCGACGCCCTGGCCGAGGACCAGCTGATCAGCATTCTGGCCGAGCCCAACCTGACGGCGCAGAGCGGCGAAACCGCCTCGTTCCTGGCCGGCGGCGAATTTCCCGTGCCCGTCGCGGCCGATGGCGACCGCATAACGATCGAGTTCAAGCAGTTCGGCGTGTCCCTGGCGTTCGTGCCCACGATCGTCGATTCCGGCCGTATCAGCCTCAAGGTGCGTCCGGAAGTCAGTGAGTTGTCGGATGAAGGCGCCATCAGCGTGCCGGTCTCGGGCGGGGTGGTGAAGGTCCCGGCCCTGCGGGTCCGGCGGGCCGAAACCACCGTGGAGCTGGGCAGCGGCCAGTCTTTCGCCATCGCCGGGCTGCTCCAGAACGGCACGCGGATCACAAATTCCGGCCTGCCGTTCCTGTCCGAGGTGCCGGTCCTGGGTGCTCTCTTCAAGTCCGACCGGTTTCGCCAGAACGACAGCGAGCTGGTGATCATCATTACCCCCTACATCGTCCGCCCGGTCAGCGATCCCAAGGGGTTGAGCCTGCCGAACGATGGCTTCCGCCCGGCCAACGACATCGAGCGCATCCTCCTCCACCGGCAGATCACTCGCGGCGGCCCGGCCCCCAAGGTACCCGGCAAGGCCGGCTTCATACTGGAGTAG
- a CDS encoding TadE/TadG family type IV pilus assembly protein → MIACARRPSRLGQFLRSVRGSSAVEFAIIAPVLIVVLGGLADLAIALHRTIGLENAARAGAQHAMSFPDDAPGIAAATVAALGGTVGAVSVAAAHCVCPGTSGPSVSCDGTPCSGAAAGRYVSVSVTASAETIFGLAAIVLPSSFTGSAVARVR, encoded by the coding sequence ATGATCGCTTGCGCGCGCCGACCATCACGACTGGGCCAGTTCCTGCGATCCGTGCGCGGCAGCTCGGCCGTCGAGTTCGCCATCATCGCGCCGGTGCTGATCGTCGTGCTGGGCGGTCTGGCCGACCTTGCCATCGCCCTGCACCGCACGATCGGTCTGGAGAACGCGGCACGTGCCGGCGCCCAGCACGCCATGAGCTTCCCGGACGATGCGCCGGGAATTGCCGCCGCCACCGTCGCCGCCCTGGGCGGGACTGTCGGCGCGGTCTCGGTCGCGGCCGCGCATTGCGTCTGCCCGGGCACGAGCGGGCCCAGCGTATCCTGCGATGGCACGCCATGCAGCGGTGCCGCGGCGGGGCGCTATGTCTCGGTCAGTGTTACCGCATCGGCGGAGACGATCTTCGGGCTGGCGGCGATCGTGCTGCCCAGCAGCTTCACCGGATCGGCGGTCGCCCGTGTACGCTGA
- a CDS encoding pilus assembly protein TadG-related protein — MAAMMSLDHLAAGTRRLPASPTHTLEMLVRIFRSLGRAQDGATALAFGVTATVVIGFAGVAVEGGSWYVQRRSAQTAADTAAFAGAMAVSAQAAALGAARETSARNGFTDAIDDTLVTVNHPPISGAATGDMTAVEVVVRRQIPLQLAALFIQGATEVTARSVARAEILPGGAACVLTLGNGSPQQVSMSFGGNGLVSASSCSLVSNSSISQTGSSSVRAFTMRSVGSISVSSPENVVLDRPASAQQPATVDPFAAGTPGTGIPLPASTGTCNSTGQSVGSNANVALAPGRYCSSGNSPALDIKGTARLSPGVYYLQNGDLDIGAQANVTCPTCTPGNGVTFVFTGSSASIGGPQVNGGATVNLVGGTAGYTGVLMYQDPRISSAGSYTLNGGGNINTAGLFYFPKSNLTMNGNFGGSSTSCKAFTSASLTITGTADLYVDAQGCATLGVDPATQLPQIRIVRLSE; from the coding sequence ATGGCGGCCATGATGTCGCTGGACCATCTTGCGGCCGGTACACGACGTTTGCCTGCGTCGCCGACCCATACGCTTGAGATGCTAGTGCGAATATTTCGCAGTCTCGGCCGGGCACAAGATGGCGCCACGGCTTTGGCGTTCGGTGTGACCGCGACGGTGGTCATCGGGTTCGCCGGCGTCGCGGTGGAAGGCGGCTCCTGGTATGTCCAGCGGCGGAGCGCCCAGACGGCCGCCGACACCGCGGCCTTCGCCGGCGCCATGGCGGTTTCGGCCCAGGCTGCCGCCCTGGGCGCCGCACGGGAGACGAGTGCCCGGAACGGCTTCACCGACGCGATCGACGATACCCTTGTTACCGTGAACCATCCGCCGATCAGCGGCGCCGCCACCGGCGACATGACGGCGGTCGAGGTCGTCGTCCGGCGCCAGATTCCGCTTCAGCTTGCCGCACTGTTCATCCAGGGCGCCACGGAGGTGACGGCACGCTCGGTTGCCCGCGCCGAGATCCTGCCCGGCGGGGCCGCCTGCGTGCTGACGCTGGGCAACGGGTCGCCGCAGCAGGTCAGCATGTCGTTCGGCGGCAACGGGCTGGTCTCGGCATCCAGCTGCAGCCTGGTCTCGAACTCCTCGATCAGCCAGACGGGCAGTTCCAGCGTCCGGGCCTTCACGATGCGCTCGGTCGGCTCGATCTCGGTCAGCAGCCCGGAGAATGTCGTCCTCGACCGGCCGGCCAGCGCGCAGCAGCCGGCGACCGTCGATCCATTCGCCGCCGGGACTCCCGGCACGGGGATTCCGCTGCCAGCCAGCACCGGCACCTGCAACAGTACCGGACAGAGTGTCGGATCGAATGCCAACGTCGCCCTGGCGCCCGGCCGCTACTGCAGTTCCGGCAATTCCCCCGCACTGGACATCAAGGGTACGGCCCGCCTGTCGCCCGGCGTCTACTATCTCCAGAACGGTGATCTCGACATCGGCGCCCAGGCCAATGTCACTTGCCCGACCTGCACCCCCGGCAATGGCGTGACGTTCGTCTTCACCGGGAGCTCGGCCTCGATCGGGGGACCGCAGGTGAATGGCGGCGCCACCGTGAACCTGGTCGGCGGCACCGCGGGCTATACTGGTGTCCTCATGTACCAGGATCCCCGGATATCGAGCGCCGGCTCCTATACGCTGAATGGCGGTGGCAACATCAACACTGCCGGCCTGTTCTATTTCCCGAAGTCGAACCTGACCATGAACGGAAATTTCGGGGGCTCGTCCACATCCTGCAAGGCGTTCACGTCGGCCTCCCTCACGATCACGGGCACGGCCGATCTCTATGTCGATGCACAGGGCTGCGCGACGCTGGGCGTGGATCCGGCCACGCAGCTGCCGCAGATCCGCATAGTCCGGCTGTCGGAGTAG
- a CDS encoding CpaF family protein produces the protein MTAFGRRVDQPSPTPVEVDAPTRTPDANAGAKESRIRLWALVMEQIDAISAADMPASRLRQELERLVHQLADRHRIELSAREQTTLARDIVDDMIGMGPLEPLLADDAITDIMVNGPFSIFVEKGGKLQRSEIQFRDSMHAAGVAQKIAAAVGRRVDESSPMVDARLADGSRVNIVMPPLALDGPCISIRKFSRRRIDFARMVEFGSMTPSVAKLLEIAGQCRLNILISGGTGSGKTTLLNAISRQIDDGERVVTIEDAAELQLQQPHVVRLETRPANLEGRGEISQRELVRNALRMRPDRIILGEVRGPEAFDMLQAMNTGHDGSLGTLHANTARDALIRLENMVQMGSFGLPVKAIRTQIASAIDMVVQIERMRDGTRRIIQVSEVRGLEGEVITMNDLVTFEYVGDDADGRIVGRYRAAMIRPGFIHRIEYHGLDKAWMNAVAEF, from the coding sequence ATGACCGCCTTCGGACGCCGCGTCGACCAGCCGTCGCCGACCCCGGTCGAGGTCGATGCGCCTACCCGGACGCCCGATGCCAACGCCGGCGCCAAGGAATCGCGGATCCGGCTGTGGGCGCTGGTGATGGAGCAGATCGACGCCATCTCGGCCGCGGACATGCCGGCAAGCCGCCTGCGGCAGGAACTGGAGCGCCTAGTGCACCAGCTGGCCGACCGGCACCGCATCGAACTGTCGGCGCGCGAGCAGACGACGCTCGCGCGCGACATCGTCGACGACATGATCGGGATGGGCCCCCTGGAGCCGCTGCTGGCCGATGACGCCATCACCGACATCATGGTGAACGGTCCCTTCAGCATCTTCGTCGAGAAGGGCGGCAAGCTGCAGCGCTCGGAGATCCAGTTCCGGGATTCCATGCATGCGGCGGGCGTGGCCCAGAAGATCGCGGCCGCGGTCGGACGGCGGGTCGACGAGTCGAGCCCGATGGTCGATGCGCGCTTGGCCGACGGCAGCCGCGTCAACATCGTCATGCCGCCGCTGGCGCTCGACGGGCCCTGCATATCGATCCGCAAGTTCTCGCGCCGCCGGATCGACTTCGCCCGCATGGTCGAGTTCGGGTCGATGACCCCCAGCGTGGCGAAGCTGCTGGAGATCGCTGGCCAGTGTCGCCTAAACATCCTGATATCGGGCGGCACCGGTTCGGGGAAGACGACGCTGCTGAACGCGATCAGCCGGCAGATCGACGATGGCGAGCGCGTCGTCACGATCGAGGACGCAGCTGAACTGCAACTGCAGCAGCCCCATGTCGTCCGCCTCGAGACGCGGCCGGCCAACCTGGAAGGACGGGGCGAGATCTCGCAGCGGGAACTCGTGCGCAACGCGCTGCGCATGCGGCCCGACCGCATCATCCTGGGCGAGGTGCGCGGCCCCGAGGCCTTCGACATGCTGCAGGCCATGAACACCGGCCATGACGGCTCGCTCGGCACGCTGCACGCCAACACCGCCCGCGACGCGCTGATCCGCCTGGAGAACATGGTGCAGATGGGCAGCTTTGGACTGCCCGTAAAAGCCATCCGGACCCAGATCGCCAGCGCGATCGACATGGTGGTGCAGATCGAGCGCATGCGCGACGGCACGCGCCGGATCATCCAGGTGAGCGAGGTGCGCGGCCTGGAAGGTGAGGTCATCACGATGAACGACCTGGTGACCTTCGAGTATGTCGGCGACGACGCCGACGGCAGGATCGTCGGCCGCTACCGCGCGGCCATGATCCGCCCCGGGTTCATCCACCGGATCGAGTATCACGGGCTCGACAAGGCATGGATGAACGCCGTGGCCGAATTCTGA
- a CDS encoding type II secretion system F family protein, whose amino-acid sequence MDERRGRILSRVMPLDLVAVATVCLLVVLGASMVLLVRDLGHARLTRRLGEIGRPAARRAVVVAQTSIQIDRRASGTVAGLLVRVFAFDITRPHEHPMPWPAVVLLAVAAGAGAAILAGAMFDRPTAIAASVIVGGLTARSMFSYGRTSYREKLFNQMPDAMGMIARAMRAGIPVSEAIRSIARESPEPTRREFVQVNAEQAIGIPLENSLLSLYDRTGLREYGFFAVTIALHQQTGGNLTETLDNLAEIVRKRVQTAARGKALTGQARMSAAILAVIPLIAFGLLTVLNPRYVAFYFVHPKGASIAATVVVLMLMGILTMRAMIRKSLSVT is encoded by the coding sequence ATGGATGAACGCCGTGGCCGAATTCTGAGCCGCGTCATGCCGCTGGACCTGGTGGCCGTCGCGACGGTCTGCCTCCTCGTCGTGCTCGGCGCGAGCATGGTCCTCCTCGTGCGGGACCTGGGGCATGCCCGCCTGACGCGCCGGCTGGGGGAGATCGGACGGCCGGCGGCCCGGCGGGCGGTTGTGGTCGCGCAGACCAGCATCCAGATCGACCGGCGCGCCTCGGGCACGGTGGCGGGGCTGCTGGTCCGGGTCTTCGCCTTCGACATCACGCGGCCGCACGAGCACCCGATGCCATGGCCCGCGGTGGTGCTGCTGGCCGTGGCGGCGGGGGCGGGGGCTGCCATCCTCGCCGGGGCGATGTTCGATCGCCCCACGGCGATTGCCGCCAGCGTCATCGTCGGCGGTCTCACCGCCCGCAGCATGTTCTCCTATGGCCGCACGTCCTACCGGGAGAAGCTGTTCAACCAGATGCCCGATGCTATGGGCATGATCGCGCGGGCGATGCGCGCGGGCATCCCGGTCAGCGAGGCGATCCGCTCGATCGCCCGCGAGAGCCCCGAGCCGACGCGGCGCGAGTTCGTCCAGGTGAACGCCGAGCAGGCCATCGGCATCCCGCTCGAGAACAGCCTGCTGAGCCTCTACGACCGCACCGGGCTCCGGGAATACGGCTTCTTCGCCGTGACGATCGCCCTGCATCAGCAGACCGGCGGCAACCTGACCGAAACCCTGGACAACCTGGCCGAGATCGTTCGCAAGCGGGTGCAGACGGCTGCGCGCGGAAAGGCGCTGACCGGCCAGGCCCGCATGTCGGCGGCCATCCTCGCGGTGATACCGCTGATCGCGTTCGGGCTGCTCACGGTCCTGAACCCGCGCTACGTCGCCTTCTATTTCGTGCACCCCAAGGGGGCGTCGATCGCGGCCACGGTCGTCGTGCTGATGCTGATGGGGATTCTGACCATGCGCGCGATGATCCGCAAAAGCCTGTCCGTGACATGA
- a CDS encoding AAA family ATPase — protein MRRDTARADAGGDQRTPAPARPLVIAYITDAESADVLRLAMEGLGDGLTVERGGIRKAIKDMAHEATPQVLIVDVSDADDPLVALNDLANVCERDVRVLVVGESRDVSFYRDIVRGLGVLEYLSKPLTRNNVGRYFLPIVQGRSPAAGEDIGGRIITVCGARGGVGATTIAANLAIQLVEQTRGYVSLIDMHLQSGAAAIMMGLKASAGLRIALEEPDRVDALFIDRTSVPVSDRLRLIAAEEPFESTPRPTTEGVTRLMAELRRRSNYVVVDMPTPADPAIRAIYGLAHTRLVVMNPEIVSIRDAGRLRVMLAAMPDTNPPLLVLNRAGSRHAIPTNLVNNALPAKVDFEIPDIPNDMIVAANLGIPAVKRSRAFRASMLGLAGEISGVRVDKARTGWFRRAISR, from the coding sequence ATGCGCCGGGACACGGCCAGGGCCGATGCCGGCGGCGACCAAAGGACGCCGGCACCGGCACGGCCGCTGGTCATCGCCTACATAACGGATGCCGAATCGGCCGATGTCCTGCGCCTGGCGATGGAGGGTCTGGGCGACGGGCTGACGGTCGAGCGAGGCGGGATCCGCAAGGCCATCAAGGACATGGCGCACGAGGCGACGCCGCAGGTGCTGATCGTCGACGTGAGCGACGCGGACGACCCGCTGGTGGCGCTCAACGACCTGGCGAACGTATGCGAGCGCGATGTCCGCGTGCTGGTCGTAGGCGAATCGCGGGACGTGTCCTTCTACCGGGACATTGTGCGCGGCCTGGGCGTGCTGGAGTATCTGAGCAAGCCGCTGACCCGCAACAATGTCGGTCGCTACTTCCTGCCGATCGTGCAGGGGCGCAGCCCAGCGGCCGGCGAGGATATCGGCGGCCGGATCATCACCGTCTGCGGCGCGCGCGGCGGGGTGGGGGCGACGACGATAGCCGCCAACCTGGCGATCCAGCTGGTCGAGCAGACCCGTGGATATGTCTCGCTCATCGACATGCATCTCCAGTCCGGCGCCGCTGCGATCATGATGGGGTTGAAGGCATCGGCCGGGTTGCGGATCGCTCTGGAGGAACCCGACCGTGTTGACGCCCTTTTCATCGACCGCACCTCGGTCCCGGTATCGGACCGCCTACGCCTGATCGCCGCCGAGGAACCCTTCGAGTCGACGCCGAGGCCAACGACCGAGGGGGTAACCCGGCTGATGGCCGAACTGCGCCGCCGGTCCAACTACGTCGTCGTCGATATGCCGACACCGGCCGACCCGGCGATCCGCGCAATCTACGGCCTGGCCCACACGCGCTTGGTCGTGATGAACCCGGAGATCGTCTCGATCCGCGACGCCGGCCGGCTCCGGGTCATGCTGGCGGCCATGCCCGACACTAACCCGCCGCTCCTGGTGCTCAACCGGGCGGGCAGCCGGCACGCCATCCCGACCAACCTCGTCAACAACGCGCTGCCCGCGAAGGTGGACTTCGAGATACCCGACATCCCAAACGACATGATCGTGGCCGCCAATCTCGGCATCCCGGCGGTGAAGCGCAGCCGCGCCTTCCGGGCTTCCATGCTGGGGCTGGCGGGCGAGATTTCCGGCGTCCGCGTCGACAAGGCGCGGACAGGCTGGTTCCGACGGGCGATCAGCCGATGA
- a CDS encoding tetratricopeptide repeat protein gives MIRLVLPIALALVGAGCATASKEAAAPKPAMSPRANAPSPLADARMRLANVAEANANLDVASEIYRTALAGDPNNIDVRLRQANLLASQGRFAEAAAGLEQGLKVRPQDPALLLAAGRARVRSGDIAAARGHFQQLLKVEQDHVEGLNGLGVTADLAGEHAIAQRHYARALRSAPEHPGARNNLALSLAMSGKVPEATEGLGALRATDATSIPIRHNLALATAMGGDLAGARRLLGSDLTPAEQDAFLASAAILRSGGAQN, from the coding sequence ATGATCCGCCTTGTCCTTCCGATCGCCCTTGCCCTGGTCGGCGCCGGCTGCGCCACGGCATCCAAGGAGGCCGCGGCCCCCAAGCCGGCCATGTCGCCCAGGGCAAACGCCCCGTCACCGCTGGCGGACGCCCGGATGCGGCTGGCGAATGTCGCCGAGGCCAATGCCAACCTCGATGTCGCGTCCGAGATCTATCGCACCGCGCTGGCCGGTGACCCCAACAACATCGACGTGCGGCTGCGCCAGGCCAACCTGCTTGCCTCCCAGGGCCGCTTCGCGGAGGCCGCGGCCGGGCTGGAGCAGGGGCTCAAGGTCCGCCCGCAGGACCCGGCGCTCTTGCTGGCGGCGGGGCGCGCGCGCGTCCGCTCCGGCGATATCGCCGCCGCGCGCGGGCATTTCCAGCAGTTGCTGAAGGTGGAACAGGATCATGTGGAGGGGTTGAACGGTCTGGGGGTGACGGCCGATCTGGCGGGCGAGCACGCGATCGCCCAGCGGCACTACGCCCGCGCGTTGCGCAGCGCGCCCGAGCATCCCGGCGCGCGCAACAACCTGGCGCTGTCGCTGGCGATGTCGGGGAAGGTGCCCGAGGCCACGGAAGGCCTAGGTGCGCTTCGGGCGACTGATGCGACCAGCATACCCATCCGGCACAATCTTGCCTTGGCGACGGCGATGGGTGGCGATCTGGCGGGGGCGCGGCGCCTGCTCGGCTCAGACCTTACCCCGGCTGAGCAGGACGCGTTCCTGGCCAGCGCCGCCATCCTGCGGTCGGGCGGCGCGCAGAACTGA
- a CDS encoding type II secretion system F family protein, with protein MTAAGSPFDPAMVTAGLVVLACILLLVGAAGWLAARNADERRLAARMDRLQRDGARYVPSSEPSVLSMDGMLRWLGGLLGNTAILPEKDRRELERAVAAAGYRPGNVVPLVIGTKIVLLVALPLLVYGLTVLAGAQFSTRVTLSAFGLVVGLLGPNWALGWMQRRYMKQVRMGLADTLDLMVICSEAGLGLESMVERVAAEMAPSNRAIASEFQTLSNELRLLSDRRQALVNLGERTDMAGLRRVGATLAQTIQYGTPLGQALRSLAAEMRNERLVEFEERAARLPALLVLPLTLFILPCLVLLLAGPSFVQLIESFNR; from the coding sequence ATGACCGCCGCCGGCAGCCCGTTCGACCCCGCGATGGTGACCGCCGGCCTGGTCGTGCTGGCCTGCATCCTGCTGCTGGTCGGTGCCGCGGGCTGGCTGGCGGCGCGCAACGCCGACGAGCGCCGGCTGGCGGCGCGCATGGATCGCCTGCAGCGGGACGGCGCCCGATACGTGCCGTCCTCCGAACCCTCGGTCCTGTCGATGGACGGGATGCTGCGATGGTTGGGTGGCCTGCTGGGCAATACCGCCATCCTGCCCGAGAAGGATCGGCGGGAACTGGAGCGTGCCGTCGCCGCAGCCGGCTATCGTCCCGGCAACGTCGTGCCGCTCGTGATCGGCACCAAGATCGTCCTGCTGGTGGCGCTGCCGCTGCTCGTCTATGGGCTGACGGTCCTGGCCGGCGCCCAGTTCTCGACCCGGGTCACGCTGTCGGCTTTCGGTCTGGTGGTCGGCCTGCTGGGGCCGAATTGGGCGCTGGGCTGGATGCAGCGGCGCTACATGAAGCAGGTCAGGATGGGCCTGGCCGACACGCTCGACCTCATGGTCATCTGCTCGGAAGCGGGGCTGGGCCTGGAGAGCATGGTCGAACGGGTGGCCGCGGAGATGGCCCCTTCCAACCGCGCAATCGCCTCGGAATTCCAGACGCTCTCGAACGAACTGCGGCTGCTGTCCGACCGTCGCCAGGCGCTGGTCAATCTCGGCGAACGGACGGACATGGCTGGGCTGCGGCGGGTGGGGGCGACCCTGGCCCAGACCATCCAGTACGGCACCCCGCTGGGCCAGGCGCTGCGCAGCCTGGCGGCCGAGATGCGTAACGAGCGCCTGGTCGAGTTCGAGGAGCGGGCCGCCCGTCTGCCGGCCCTGCTGGTGCTGCCGCTGACGCTGTTCATCCTGCCCTGCCTGGTGCTGCTGCTGGCCGGGCCGTCCTTCGTGCAGCTCATCGAATCCTTCAACCGGTAG
- a CDS encoding A24 family peptidase: protein MSATFLISILIAALMVGAALRDLLVRRIPNGLSVGVALSGLTLRMLDGPMAALSSLAAAGLLFIVLFIAFARGVLGGGDVKLATAMALGLPPEGVWLMVVATALAGGVLSLVYLLLRWQARRHAPFPSGSRHLIGRFLAVEGRRLRRRGPLPYGVAIAAGSIFTLASLPAVG from the coding sequence ATGTCTGCGACATTCCTGATCTCCATTCTGATCGCGGCGCTCATGGTCGGCGCGGCCCTGCGCGACCTCCTGGTTCGTCGCATCCCCAACGGCCTGTCGGTCGGCGTGGCCCTGTCCGGGCTGACGCTGCGGATGCTGGACGGGCCGATGGCCGCCCTCTCCAGCCTGGCGGCCGCCGGCCTCCTGTTCATCGTCCTGTTCATCGCCTTCGCCCGCGGCGTGCTCGGCGGCGGCGACGTCAAGCTGGCCACGGCGATGGCCCTGGGCCTGCCGCCGGAGGGGGTCTGGCTGATGGTCGTCGCCACGGCCCTGGCGGGCGGCGTGCTGTCGCTGGTCTACCTGCTGCTGCGGTGGCAGGCGCGGCGACACGCCCCTTTCCCGTCGGGCTCGAGACACCTGATCGGCCGCTTCCTGGCCGTCGAGGGCCGGCGCCTGCGCCGCCGCGGTCCCTTGCCCTATGGCGTCGCCATCGCGGCCGGATCGATATTCACGCTGGCAAGCCTTCCGGCGGTGGGCTGA